One Lysinibacillus sp. OF-1 DNA segment encodes these proteins:
- the mfd gene encoding transcription-repair coupling factor, with translation MEVLRQLVSQDKHITSFLQEIQSGQTASQLITGLTGSARPVMVDALFEHVKKPIYIVSPNLLQAQKMVDELAGLLGEEHVHYYPADEFIAADLSVASPELRAERIATLDCLARGEKAVYVIPVAGLRKIMQPKEHWLQYFLQTAVGDEIEIDTWLQTLVEMGYVRNSMVTTPGEFALRGGILDIYPPYLEAPIRIELFDTEVDSIRTFSADDQRSIDKLQKIRILPASEVILTKLERQALAGRLEAALAASLKKVKKQETKELLYQYIQYDIELLQQGNLPDYVNKYGSLLYDKTAYLGDYFAQDGIVLFDELGRIQEVMDAWEREEDEWFLSLIEEGKMVHDVKPAFTLKEIQAMLSQQKLSFSLFSRTFAGITFNKTTNFSCKPMQQFHGQMSLLQTEVERWLLGKFTVLIVARDKERVKRVQHMLGEYDIHTAIGEPTEPGIYIVDGGLSSGFELPLQRLAIVTEDELFKQQAKKKARTQKMTNAERIKSYTEIKPGDYVVHVHHGIGKYIGVETLEVNGTHKDYLHIRYRADDKLYVPVEQIDLIQKYVASEDREPKLHKLGGAEWKKAKAKVSSAVQDIADDLIKLYAKREAEKGHAFTPDNDDQRNFESLFPYEETEDQLRSIVEVKRDMERERPMDRLVCGDVGYGKTEVAIRAAFKAIQDGKQVAFLVPTTILAQQHYETIRERFQDFAINVGLLSRFRTKKEQSATLKGLKEGRVDIVIGTHRILSKDLIFQDLGLLIVDEEQRFGVTHKEKIKQLKTNVDVLTLTATPIPRTLHMSMVGVRDLSVIETPPANRFPVQTYVMEHSGALVREAIEREMARGGQVFYLYNRVEDMARKVEEIQVLVPEARIGFAHGKMTESELESVILAFLEGDYDVLVTTTIIETGVDIPNVNTLIVHDADRMGLAQLYQLRGRVGRSNRVAYAYFMYQRDKVLTDVAEQRLQAIKEFTELGSGFKIAMRDLSIRGAGNLLGAQQHGFIDSVGFDLYSQMLQDAIAERQTGVKKEEKPDIEILLSVDAYIPDAYIPDGYQKIQMYKRIKAMDQVEEYEEIMEELEDRFGDLPIETERLLRIARMKVWGLGAGVVSVKEKQKIITILLSEQGTANVDGSKIIEASMKFERAVGFGMDGMQLKLTIDERKSGKYQPFDILEELMQIIDKAKK, from the coding sequence GTGGAGGTTTTACGACAGCTTGTGTCGCAGGATAAACATATTACATCATTTTTACAGGAGATTCAGAGCGGTCAAACTGCATCACAGCTTATTACTGGTTTAACAGGAAGCGCACGCCCCGTAATGGTCGATGCGTTATTTGAGCATGTGAAGAAGCCAATCTACATTGTTTCTCCTAATCTACTGCAGGCACAAAAGATGGTTGATGAGCTTGCTGGATTATTAGGTGAAGAGCATGTTCATTATTATCCAGCGGATGAATTCATTGCAGCAGACCTTTCTGTTGCTTCACCAGAACTACGTGCGGAGCGAATTGCAACACTCGATTGCTTAGCTAGAGGTGAGAAGGCTGTCTACGTCATACCAGTGGCAGGTTTACGGAAAATAATGCAGCCTAAGGAACATTGGCTACAATATTTTTTACAAACAGCTGTAGGCGATGAGATTGAAATAGATACTTGGTTACAAACATTAGTTGAAATGGGCTATGTGCGTAATTCAATGGTAACGACACCTGGAGAATTTGCGTTGCGCGGAGGCATACTAGATATTTATCCACCTTATTTGGAAGCACCTATTCGAATTGAATTATTTGATACTGAGGTTGATTCCATACGAACATTTTCAGCAGATGATCAACGTTCGATTGATAAATTACAAAAGATTCGTATTCTTCCTGCTTCAGAGGTCATTCTAACTAAGTTAGAAAGGCAGGCATTAGCAGGCCGTTTAGAAGCGGCATTGGCTGCAAGCCTAAAGAAGGTAAAAAAGCAGGAGACAAAAGAACTTCTGTATCAATATATTCAATATGATATTGAATTGTTACAGCAAGGGAATTTACCCGACTACGTAAATAAATACGGCTCATTATTATACGATAAAACAGCTTATTTAGGAGATTATTTTGCACAAGATGGTATTGTGCTCTTTGACGAGCTTGGACGCATTCAGGAAGTGATGGATGCATGGGAACGTGAAGAGGATGAATGGTTTTTATCTTTAATTGAAGAAGGAAAAATGGTTCATGATGTCAAACCTGCCTTTACATTAAAAGAAATACAAGCAATGTTGTCACAACAGAAGCTATCATTTTCATTATTTTCAAGAACATTTGCTGGAATAACGTTTAATAAGACAACTAATTTCTCTTGTAAGCCAATGCAGCAATTTCACGGACAAATGTCATTGCTTCAAACTGAAGTCGAACGCTGGTTACTTGGTAAATTTACCGTACTGATTGTTGCAAGAGATAAAGAACGTGTTAAACGAGTTCAGCACATGCTTGGAGAATACGATATTCATACGGCTATTGGTGAACCAACAGAACCTGGTATTTATATAGTAGATGGTGGCTTGTCGAGTGGCTTTGAATTGCCACTGCAACGTCTAGCAATTGTGACAGAAGACGAGCTTTTTAAACAGCAGGCAAAGAAAAAAGCACGTACACAAAAAATGACTAATGCTGAACGTATTAAAAGCTATACGGAAATTAAACCAGGTGATTATGTTGTACATGTTCATCATGGGATTGGTAAATATATTGGTGTAGAAACATTAGAGGTCAATGGTACACATAAGGATTATTTGCATATTCGCTATCGTGCAGACGATAAACTATACGTACCTGTAGAACAAATAGACTTAATCCAAAAATATGTGGCGTCAGAGGATCGTGAACCGAAGCTACATAAATTAGGTGGCGCTGAATGGAAAAAGGCTAAAGCGAAGGTATCTTCTGCTGTACAGGATATTGCCGACGATTTAATTAAGCTATATGCGAAGCGTGAAGCTGAGAAGGGGCATGCTTTTACACCTGATAATGATGACCAGCGTAATTTCGAGTCATTGTTCCCTTATGAGGAAACAGAGGATCAGCTACGTTCTATTGTAGAAGTGAAACGAGATATGGAGCGAGAACGCCCTATGGACCGTTTAGTGTGCGGTGATGTAGGCTATGGTAAAACCGAGGTAGCCATTCGTGCAGCATTTAAAGCTATTCAAGATGGTAAACAGGTTGCATTCCTCGTTCCTACAACGATTTTAGCCCAGCAGCATTATGAAACCATCCGTGAGCGCTTTCAGGATTTTGCCATTAATGTTGGCCTGTTATCTCGTTTCCGAACGAAAAAGGAGCAGTCTGCCACATTAAAAGGCTTAAAAGAGGGGCGCGTTGATATAGTTATAGGAACACATCGAATTTTATCTAAAGATTTAATTTTCCAAGATCTTGGTTTGTTAATTGTTGACGAAGAACAACGCTTTGGTGTGACACATAAGGAAAAAATTAAACAGCTAAAGACAAATGTTGATGTTTTAACTTTAACGGCAACTCCAATCCCGAGGACACTTCACATGTCAATGGTAGGAGTCCGAGATTTATCTGTTATTGAAACGCCTCCTGCTAACCGATTCCCGGTTCAAACATATGTGATGGAGCACAGTGGTGCATTAGTGCGAGAAGCTATCGAGCGGGAAATGGCGCGTGGCGGACAAGTGTTTTATTTATATAACCGAGTAGAAGATATGGCTCGGAAGGTTGAGGAGATTCAAGTGCTTGTCCCTGAAGCACGTATAGGCTTTGCGCATGGAAAAATGACAGAGTCAGAGCTGGAATCTGTGATTTTAGCCTTTTTAGAGGGTGACTATGATGTGCTTGTTACAACAACCATTATTGAGACAGGCGTCGATATACCAAATGTGAATACATTAATTGTTCATGATGCTGATCGCATGGGCTTAGCGCAGCTCTATCAATTACGTGGACGTGTTGGTCGCTCTAACAGGGTAGCCTATGCGTACTTTATGTACCAGCGTGACAAAGTATTGACAGATGTAGCGGAACAACGATTGCAGGCAATTAAAGAATTTACTGAGCTAGGCTCCGGCTTTAAAATTGCTATGCGTGATTTATCTATTCGGGGAGCAGGTAACTTACTTGGTGCGCAGCAGCATGGCTTTATCGATTCAGTCGGCTTTGATTTATACTCACAAATGCTTCAGGATGCCATTGCTGAACGTCAAACAGGCGTGAAAAAAGAAGAAAAGCCAGATATAGAAATATTGCTAAGTGTTGATGCTTATATCCCCGATGCCTATATTCCAGATGGGTATCAAAAAATCCAAATGTATAAACGTATTAAGGCAATGGATCAGGTGGAGGAGTACGAAGAAATCATGGAGGAATTGGAGGATCGATTTGGCGATCTTCCAATAGAAACAGAGCGTTTACTACGAATAGCAAGAATGAAGGTTTGGGGCTTAGGTGCTGGAGTAGTATCTGTAAAGGAAAAGCAAAAAATTATTACTATCCTATTATCCGAACAGGGGACAGCCAATGTCGATGGCAGTAAGATTATTGAAGCGTCAATGAAGTTTGAGCGTGCTGTTGGCTTTGGTATGGATGGCATGCAGTTGAAATTAACAATCGATGAGCGTAAGAGCGGAAAATATCAACCCTTTGATATTTTGGAAGAGCTAATGCAAATTATCGATAAGGCAAAAAAATAG
- the spoVT gene encoding stage V sporulation protein T, translating into MKATGIVRRIDDLGRVVIPKEIRRTLRIREGDPLEIYTDREGEVILKKYSPINDLGEFAREYVETLYETLGTPAFVTDRDEVIAVAGIGKKEYINRRITSFAESFMEERSTKIEKMETTIEIVPGQYEQVKSYCATPIMVNGDPIGCIIALSKVHFVGEVEVKVVETAANFLAKQMNS; encoded by the coding sequence ATGAAGGCAACAGGAATTGTTCGTCGTATTGATGATTTAGGGCGTGTGGTTATTCCGAAAGAAATTCGTAGGACGCTACGTATTCGTGAAGGCGACCCGCTTGAAATTTATACGGACCGTGAAGGTGAAGTCATATTAAAAAAATATTCGCCCATCAATGATTTGGGTGAATTTGCAAGAGAATATGTTGAAACACTTTATGAAACATTAGGAACACCAGCATTTGTCACTGACCGCGATGAGGTAATCGCAGTTGCAGGGATTGGTAAAAAGGAATATATTAACCGTCGCATTACATCCTTTGCGGAGAGCTTCATGGAAGAGCGCTCAACAAAAATAGAAAAAATGGAGACAACGATTGAAATTGTCCCTGGGCAATATGAGCAAGTGAAATCGTATTGTGCGACACCTATTATGGTGAACGGTGATCCGATAGGTTGCATTATTGCCTTATCTAAAGTACATTTTGTCGGTGAAGTAGAGGTAAAAGTAGTGGAAACAGCTGCAAACTTCTTAGCTAAACAAATGAATAGTTGA
- a CDS encoding putative polysaccharide biosynthesis protein, giving the protein MSQRFGMKSYMKGAALLTIAALIVKVLSAIYRVPFQNLVGDEGFYIYQQVYPVISIFVVWTSSGFAIAISKMLADNDCIVDTIERNERRSTIMRVVFRYLTVLSLLFFAVLFGGAEKIAQLMGDAQLAPLIRSGSFVVLVMPALAILKGGFQSRGIMEPIAYAQVLEQAVRVTVILAGTFIIMTTTKSLYGAGEMAVIGTVIGEITALLLLAYISYKRFGLKLTKLQLHPISSLPIVKEVTWLSLSVSMSGLLLLGYQLVDSFTIYSALIDNGMNPTMAKETKGIYDRGQPLVQLGVVIASSLSLAIVPLVAHLSKKQEGRSAVPFIQLTYKASILFGWSAALGLMLVMPYLNEMLFKTNTLSEVLIVYVFQIVPLSIILTFTAILQGYGKLKKPALFLMLGFLLKMILNVRLIGWLGVLGAAIVNDIGLLLTAILLIIYLKTLTGIQLASVDFYKKVGTASFSMAVVVLVWLQFVSAILSHSLSSRMVAMVTGLTAVSIGAFVMLTVIAKKRVLMEKEWYLLPFGRRMAVYQLWLNSKK; this is encoded by the coding sequence ATGTCGCAACGTTTTGGCATGAAAAGCTACATGAAGGGTGCCGCCTTATTGACAATAGCGGCTCTTATTGTAAAGGTTCTTAGTGCAATTTATCGTGTACCTTTTCAAAATCTAGTTGGAGATGAAGGCTTTTATATCTATCAACAGGTATATCCAGTTATATCGATTTTCGTTGTTTGGACATCTAGTGGCTTTGCTATAGCCATTTCTAAAATGCTTGCAGATAATGATTGCATTGTTGATACAATAGAACGTAATGAAAGACGAAGCACTATTATGCGTGTGGTTTTCCGGTATTTGACGGTGTTATCGCTACTGTTTTTTGCTGTTTTATTTGGAGGAGCTGAAAAAATTGCCCAATTGATGGGAGATGCTCAATTAGCACCATTGATTCGCTCAGGCTCATTTGTAGTATTGGTTATGCCAGCATTGGCTATTTTAAAAGGTGGCTTCCAATCTAGAGGCATTATGGAGCCGATTGCTTATGCCCAAGTCCTCGAACAAGCGGTAAGAGTTACTGTTATTTTAGCAGGAACATTTATCATTATGACGACTACTAAATCCCTTTATGGTGCAGGTGAAATGGCTGTTATTGGTACTGTAATTGGTGAAATTACGGCCTTGTTATTACTTGCCTATATCTCATATAAACGTTTTGGGCTAAAGCTAACTAAACTACAACTACATCCTATTTCAAGTTTGCCCATTGTTAAAGAGGTGACATGGCTAAGCTTAAGTGTCAGTATGAGCGGTCTTCTACTACTTGGATATCAGCTTGTCGATTCGTTTACGATATATTCAGCATTAATTGATAATGGCATGAATCCTACAATGGCGAAGGAAACAAAAGGTATTTATGATCGTGGACAACCTTTAGTTCAACTAGGTGTTGTCATTGCATCCTCATTGTCGCTTGCTATTGTTCCGCTTGTTGCTCATTTATCTAAAAAACAAGAGGGGCGCAGTGCAGTTCCATTTATACAATTAACGTACAAAGCGTCCATACTATTCGGCTGGTCTGCAGCCTTGGGTTTAATGCTAGTTATGCCGTATTTAAATGAAATGCTTTTCAAAACGAATACTTTATCCGAAGTATTAATCGTCTATGTATTCCAAATTGTACCATTATCGATTATTCTTACATTTACAGCGATCTTACAAGGCTATGGAAAATTAAAAAAGCCAGCTCTATTTTTAATGCTAGGTTTTCTGCTAAAAATGATACTGAATGTACGATTAATCGGTTGGTTAGGTGTATTAGGAGCGGCTATCGTAAATGATATAGGATTATTATTAACAGCGATTTTACTAATTATTTATTTAAAAACATTGACTGGCATTCAGCTAGCATCTGTCGATTTTTATAAAAAAGTTGGGACAGCATCTTTCAGTATGGCAGTCGTTGTACTTGTCTGGTTACAGTTTGTATCGGCAATCTTAAGCCATTCACTGTCTTCACGTATGGTAGCTATGGTGACGGGTTTAACAGCTGTATCCATAGGGGCATTTGTTATGCTGACTGTCATTGCGAAGAAACGAGTATTAATGGAGAAAGAGTGGTATTTATTGCCGTTTGGACGTAGAATGGCTGTTTACCAACTTTGGCTCAATTCAAAGAAGTAG
- the mazG gene encoding nucleoside triphosphate pyrophosphohydrolase gives MKTLTIIGLGAGDFDQLQMGVYRKLKAAKKLYVRTIDHPVLEELAAEGVKFESFDKVYEKHDAFQPVYAEIANALIEAAAVEDIMYAVPGHPLVAEQTVQLLIAAADEGKIKLVIEGGQSFLDPIFGALKIDPIEGFQLLDGTGFSMHDINMRQHILIAQVYDTFSASEVKLTLMEKYDDEYPVTVVTAAGSAQEQIVTVPLYELDQSVEVNNLTTVYVPPVKSQEEALKDWTTFRQIIATLRGPNGCPWDQKQTHESLKKYLLEEAHEYLAAIDAEDDFAMIEELGDVLLQVFLHAQIGEDEGYFTLEDVLASISEKMIRRHPHVFGDVAVEDADDVVANWEAIKAEEKGTSDKPLLDEEYRASSALQTAFNYQKRAAKVGFDWPDVDGAWDKFDEEWQEFRQEVTKGSNASRLDEFGDVLFTLVNLARFYKLSPEEAMLHANEKFARRFGYVEEQVKISGKSFSDFTLEQLDAFWNEAKRLEKE, from the coding sequence TTGAAAACTTTAACAATTATTGGCTTAGGTGCAGGGGATTTTGATCAGCTGCAAATGGGTGTTTATAGAAAATTAAAGGCTGCTAAAAAATTATATGTACGTACGATAGATCACCCAGTATTAGAGGAATTAGCAGCAGAGGGTGTGAAATTCGAAAGCTTTGATAAAGTATATGAAAAACATGATGCATTCCAGCCTGTCTATGCGGAAATAGCAAATGCACTTATTGAAGCTGCTGCTGTTGAGGATATTATGTATGCTGTGCCAGGCCATCCATTAGTTGCAGAACAGACAGTGCAACTGCTTATTGCAGCAGCGGATGAAGGCAAAATTAAGTTAGTTATTGAGGGTGGTCAGAGTTTCTTAGATCCTATTTTTGGTGCATTAAAAATTGATCCAATAGAAGGTTTTCAATTGCTTGATGGTACCGGCTTTTCAATGCATGACATCAACATGCGTCAACATATTTTGATCGCGCAAGTATACGATACATTTAGTGCCTCGGAAGTAAAGCTAACGTTGATGGAGAAATATGATGACGAGTACCCTGTGACGGTTGTGACGGCTGCAGGGTCTGCACAAGAACAGATTGTTACGGTACCTCTCTATGAACTCGATCAAAGTGTAGAAGTTAATAATTTAACAACAGTCTATGTACCACCTGTCAAATCGCAAGAAGAGGCATTAAAAGATTGGACAACATTCCGTCAGATTATTGCAACGCTAAGAGGTCCGAATGGCTGTCCTTGGGATCAAAAACAAACACATGAGTCGTTAAAAAAATATTTACTCGAAGAAGCACATGAATATTTGGCTGCTATAGATGCTGAGGACGATTTTGCAATGATCGAGGAACTTGGTGATGTGCTATTACAAGTATTTTTACATGCACAAATTGGAGAAGATGAAGGTTACTTTACACTTGAAGATGTGTTAGCTTCCATTAGTGAAAAAATGATTCGCCGCCACCCACATGTTTTTGGTGATGTTGCAGTGGAAGATGCGGACGATGTTGTGGCCAATTGGGAGGCTATTAAGGCTGAAGAAAAGGGTACTAGCGATAAACCACTATTAGACGAGGAGTATAGAGCCTCTTCTGCATTACAAACAGCATTTAATTACCAAAAAAGAGCTGCAAAAGTGGGCTTTGACTGGCCAGATGTGGATGGGGCATGGGATAAATTTGATGAGGAGTGGCAGGAATTTCGCCAGGAAGTAACGAAAGGCTCTAATGCATCCCGTTTGGATGAATTTGGTGACGTGTTGTTTACACTAGTAAATTTAGCGCGTTTCTACAAACTGTCACCAGAAGAGGCTATGCTACATGCAAATGAAAAATTTGCACGACGTTTCGGTTATGTAGAGGAACAGGTAAAGATCAGTGGAAAGTCTTTTTCCGATTTTACATTAGAGCAATTAGATGCATTTTGGAATGAAGCAAAGCGACTAGAAAAGGAGTAA
- a CDS encoding RNA-binding S4 domain-containing protein: MRLDKFLKVSRLIKRRTLAKEVADQGRITINDKVAKASSTVKAGDELAIRFGQKIVTARVEELRDTVKKEDAAKMFTILKEERLEKVEPEFIDDED; this comes from the coding sequence ATGAGACTAGATAAATTTTTAAAAGTATCCCGTTTAATAAAACGCCGCACTTTAGCGAAAGAGGTGGCAGATCAAGGTCGTATCACAATCAATGATAAGGTAGCGAAAGCTAGTAGTACAGTAAAAGCAGGAGATGAGCTAGCTATTCGTTTTGGTCAAAAAATAGTGACTGCACGTGTAGAAGAATTACGTGATACGGTGAAAAAAGAAGATGCCGCAAAAATGTTTACCATTTTGAAGGAAGAAAGACTAGAAAAGGTTGAACCTGAATTTATTGATGATGAGGATTAA
- the yabP gene encoding sporulation protein YabP, whose amino-acid sequence MTLHQESNRYTIPSGEHILTIRNRKRMDMTSVKSIERFDQEEFFIKTSQGHLLIRGEELHIVHLDVDKGLLTLEGTVKTLQYDEEESGFSKGFLHKLFG is encoded by the coding sequence ATGACGCTACATCAAGAAAGTAATCGTTACACAATTCCATCTGGAGAGCATATTTTAACGATTCGTAATCGTAAAAGAATGGACATGACTTCTGTAAAATCAATTGAACGCTTTGATCAGGAAGAGTTTTTCATTAAGACGTCCCAAGGGCACTTGTTAATTCGCGGAGAAGAACTGCATATCGTTCATTTAGATGTTGATAAAGGATTATTGACGCTTGAAGGAACTGTAAAAACCTTACAGTACGACGAGGAGGAAAGTGGCTTCTCGAAAGGTTTCCTTCATAAGTTATTTGGATGA
- the yabQ gene encoding spore cortex biosynthesis protein YabQ, translating into MIVSEQLYQLIVMVLSGIAVGFIIDSVRLVVFSTPKRSSLRKWMMIVELITWILLGGATYYLLFWLKDGAWRAYDPLAQIAGIFLYQSLFQNFLRFIARIVVNITWRPFWFIVRFIVAVIRQILQLFINIVMFVIRPFVKIYSYLSYTFFKKLRYLKYNRKQQ; encoded by the coding sequence ATGATTGTTAGTGAACAATTATATCAATTAATTGTCATGGTTTTGAGCGGTATAGCAGTTGGTTTCATTATTGATAGTGTAAGGCTCGTAGTTTTTTCAACTCCAAAAAGGTCAAGCCTTCGAAAGTGGATGATGATTGTTGAATTAATAACATGGATTCTACTTGGGGGAGCGACATACTATTTATTATTTTGGCTAAAAGACGGCGCTTGGCGGGCTTATGACCCGCTAGCGCAAATAGCCGGAATTTTTTTGTATCAATCGTTATTTCAAAATTTTTTACGTTTCATTGCTAGAATTGTGGTGAATATAACTTGGAGACCCTTCTGGTTCATTGTACGCTTCATAGTCGCTGTTATTCGACAAATTTTGCAGCTATTCATAAATATAGTAATGTTTGTTATAAGACCTTTTGTCAAAATTTATTCCTATTTGTCCTACACTTTTTTTAAAAAATTACGATATTTGAAGTATAATAGAAAGCAACAATAA
- a CDS encoding FtsB family cell division protein, translated as MTRRHSSDDEQQNFTKLDNDYVRNTDRAINRKQQARKRKLRRIVFFAIVPVIIIALLLNVLSHQNETLAAKEKLKKEANQHLTELKEEQDTLNLKIKQLQDDEYIAKLLRKEYYLSDEGEIIFIIPDKEDKKDD; from the coding sequence ATGACTAGACGTCATTCATCAGATGATGAACAACAAAATTTCACGAAGCTTGATAATGACTATGTCCGTAACACGGATAGAGCTATAAATCGCAAACAGCAGGCTCGTAAACGTAAATTGCGTCGTATTGTCTTTTTTGCGATTGTACCAGTCATTATTATCGCTCTTCTCTTAAATGTGCTATCACATCAAAATGAAACTTTAGCAGCAAAAGAGAAATTAAAGAAAGAAGCGAATCAGCATCTCACTGAATTGAAAGAAGAACAAGATACATTAAATCTTAAAATCAAACAATTACAGGATGATGAATATATCGCAAAGCTATTAAGAAAAGAGTATTACTTATCTGATGAAGGTGAGATTATTTTTATCATTCCAGATAAGGAAGATAAAAAAGACGACTGA
- a CDS encoding S1 domain-containing RNA-binding protein, with protein sequence MSIEVGSKVQGKVTGITNFGAFVELPDGKTGLVHISEVADNYVKDINEHLKVGDEVEVKVMNVEADGKIGLSIRKAKPQAERPERPARPRRDNRSNDRNERHQPKENFEQKMARFLKDSDERLATLKRATESKRGGRGARRG encoded by the coding sequence ATGTCAATTGAAGTAGGCAGCAAGGTACAAGGTAAAGTAACAGGAATCACAAATTTTGGAGCATTCGTTGAGCTGCCAGATGGCAAAACAGGCTTAGTTCACATTAGTGAAGTTGCTGACAATTATGTAAAAGATATCAATGAGCATCTAAAAGTTGGAGATGAAGTTGAAGTAAAAGTGATGAATGTTGAAGCGGACGGGAAGATCGGTCTTTCAATCCGTAAAGCAAAGCCTCAAGCTGAGAGACCAGAACGTCCAGCACGTCCACGTCGTGATAATCGTTCTAATGATCGTAACGAACGCCACCAGCCAAAAGAAAATTTTGAGCAAAAAATGGCACGCTTCTTAAAAGATAGTGATGAACGTCTAGCAACACTTAAACGTGCTACAGAATCAAAACGCGGAGGTCGCGGAGCTAGAAGAGGGTAG